A stretch of Episyrphus balteatus chromosome 2, idEpiBalt1.1, whole genome shotgun sequence DNA encodes these proteins:
- the LOC129910199 gene encoding uncharacterized protein LOC129910199: MNFLLLLAVLTIVAGTSLADNLTVASSTDEYVILWNRKFQNDINIAEMKIECVDERGADSMRVIKDQQQEVLKEIKRNDESLVPIEALSLTQKHCVQKYKKLLVTYTSAESRFATCITKAETRLNTLTAPAKTSLNNAKKYANQDVPNGIASCNSTYYGNATKYEECVISKVNSEAGYIERSLQAVDKNLDASLCNSTDLSRDAIQCSFVVEKSVLVTIGKVNNLIDRCIVDVETVCPCAKNLMIESETHSFNKFLTQMP, from the exons ATGAATTTCTTACTCTTGTTGGCTGTTTTGACAATCGTTGCTGGAACAAGTTTAgcg gacAACTTAACAGTTGCAAGTTCAACAGACGAATATGTTATTCTTTGGaatcgaaaatttcaaaatgacatCAATATTGCTGAAATGAAAATCGAATGCGTTGATGAACGCGGTGCTGATAGTATGCGAGTGATTAAAGATCAACAGCAAGAAGTTCTCAAAGAAATTAAACGCAACGATGAGAGTCTTGTTCCTATTGAGGCTTTGAGTTTGACACAAAAACATTGCGTTCAGAAATATAAAAAGCTATTGGTAACATATACATCGGCAGAGTCAAGATTTGCAACTTGTATAACGAAAGCAGAAACGCGATTAAATACACTTACTGCTCCAGCAAAAACCTCTTTGAATAACGCAAAAAAATATGCTAATCAGGACGTGCCAAATGGTATTGCTTCATGCAATTCAACTTACTATGGTAATGCAACTAAATATGAAGAATGTGTTATTTCAAAA gtcaaTTCAGAAGCAGGATATATTGAAAGAAGTCTGCAAGCAGTCGACAAAAATCTAGATGCCAGTTTGTGCAACTCGACTGATCTCTCTCGTGATGCAATTCAATGTTCGTTTGTGGTAGAAAAGAGTGTTTTAGTGACAATTGGCAAGGTGAATAATTTGATAGATCGTTGTATAGTGGACGTGGAAACCGTTTGtccatgtgcaaaaaatttaatgattgaaAGTGAAACTCAcagttttaacaaatttttgactcaaatgccataa